TAAACAGTATCCGTCGTAAATGTTTCGAAAGCGGGATCGAAATGCAGGTAGCTAAGAATACTTTAATTCGCAAAGCGATTGAAGGATTAGAAGGCGATGCATCGGAGATCTTTGTTGCCCTTAAAGGTCAGTCAGCATTATTATTCTCTACAGTAGGTAACGGTCCAGCTAAGCTGATCAAAGCCTTGAGAAAAGGATCTGATAAACCTCAACTTAAAGCAGCATATATCGATTCAACGGTATTTATCGGTGACAACCAATTAGATACTTTAGTAAGCTTGAAATCAAGAGAAGAGCTTATCGGAGACATCATTGGTCTATTACAATCACCAGCTAAAAACGTTATTTCGGCGCTTAAGTCAGGTGGCAATACAATTGCAGGAATTGTTAAAACTCTTCAAGAAAGAGAAGGTTAAGGAACACCTTATAAGTTCATATTATAATAAATTATTTTACGTAAATTTTTAAAATCTATAAAAATGGCAGATTTAAAAGCGTTTGCTGAGCAATTGGTAAACTTAACAGTTAAAGAAGTTAACGAATTAGCTCAAATCTTAAAAGACGAGTATGGTATCGAACCAGCTGCTGCTGCAGTTGCTGTTGCAGGTCCTGCTGGTGATGCTGCTCCTGCAGCTGAAGAAAAATCAACTTTTGATGTTATCTTAAAAGAAGCTGGTGGTCAGAAATTAGCAGTTGTTAAATTGGTAAAAGACTTAACTGGTCTAGGTTTGAAAGAAGCTAAAGATCTAGTTGACGGTGCACCAAAAGAATTAAAAGCTGGTGTTGCTAAAGACGAAGCTGAAGCTTTGAAAAAACAATTAGAAGAAGCTGGAGCTGTAGTTGAAATTAAGTAATAACTTAATTTTAATATAACTTTAACCATAGACTCCGACTGTATAGTCGGAGTCTATACCTGTTTATAAACATTTCATCTTGTTTGGTTGGTGAAAAAGTTTAACGGCAAACCAAACAAATAGTTTATTCTTAAACTAAATTAACTTTAGTCCATTGGCAAATAAAGTCGACCAAAGAGTAAATTTTGCACGTAGTAAGCACATCATAGATTACCCGGATTTTCTAGATGTACAGTTGCAATCATTCAGAGAATTTTTTCAGATCGAAACCACTTCAGATAACCGTCACACAGAGGGTCTATTTAAAGTGTTTGCTGAAAACTTCCCAATCACAGATTCTAGAAACATCTTTGTTTTAGAATTCCTAGATTATTTTATTGATCCACCTCGTTATGATATACCTGAGTGTATTGACCGTGGATTAACGTATAGTGTTCCATTAAAAGCGAAGCTGAAACTTTCTTGTAATGATGCAGAACACGAAGATTTTGAAACCATCATTCAAGATGTGTACCTGGGAACCATACCATATATGACTCCAAAAGGTACCTTCGTGATCAACGGTGCAGAGCGCGTAATTGTTTCTCAATTACACAGGTCGCCAGGTGTGTTCTTCGGCCAAAGCCGTCACACAAATGGAACTAAGCTTTATTCTGCCCGTGTGATTCCTTTCAAAGGTTCATGGATCGAGTTTGCTACTGACGTGAATAACGTCATGTATGCGTACATCGACCGTAAGAAAAAATTCCCGGTAACCACTTTATTGCGTGCGATCGGTTATGATTCTGATAAAGACATCCTTGAATTGTTTGATCTTGCTGATGAAGTAAAAGTTAGCAAATCAGGTTTAAAGAAATTCATCGGACGTAAACTTGCGGCAAGGGTATTAAGAAAATGGGTTGAAGATTTTGTGGATGAAGATACCGGTGAGGTAGTTTCCATAGATCGTAACGAAGTGATCTTAGACAGGGATACTGTTTTAGAAGATGACCATATTGATATGATCATTGACGCAGGCGTTAAAACGATCATCTTATCTAAAGATGATGGTGCCAGTCAGGCTGATTATACCATTATCTATAATACTTTACAAAAAGATACTTCAAACTCTGAAAAAGAGGCTGTTGAAAACATCTATCGTGCTTTGCGTAATGCAGAACCACCTGATGAGGAAACTGCAAGAGGTATCATTGAGCGTTTGTTCTTCTCGGATAAACGTTACGACTTGGGAGATGTAGGTAGATACCGCATCAACCGTAAGTTGAAAATGGATACTCCTGATCATGTAAAAGTATTGACAAAAGCAGATATTATTGCGATTGTTAAATATCTGATCAAACTGATCAACTCTAAAGAAGAAGTGGATGATATTGATCACTTGTCGAACCGTCGTGTTCGTACAGTAGGTGAGCAATTGTACGCTCAATTTGGTGTTGGTTTAGCACGTATGGCGCGTACCATTCGTGAGCGTATGAACATTCGTGATAACGAGGTATTTACTCCAACAGATTTAATTAACGCCCGTACTTTATCGTCGGTAATTAACTCTTTCTTTGGAACTAACCAGTTATCGCAGTTCATGGACCAGACTAACCCTCTGGCGGAGATTACGCACAAGCGTCGTCTTTCAGCCTTAGGTCCGGGTGGTCTTTCACGTGAACGTGCCGGTTTCGAGGTGCGTGACGTTCACTATACTCACTACGGTCGTCTTTGTACGATTGAAACTCCTGAGGGACCAAACATTGGTTTGATTTCGTCTCTTTGCGTTCACGCCAAGATCAATAACTTAGGTTTCATTGAAACCCCTTACAAAAAAGTTAAAGACGGTATCGTTCAGGTTGATGAGGAAGTGATTTACCTGTCTGCAGAAGATGAAGACGGTAAAACTATTGCACAGGCGAATGCTGCTTATGATGATCAAGGTAATTTTACCACTACACGTGTTAAAGCACGTTATGAGGGTGACTTCCCGGTTATTGAGCCTGAGAAATTAGACTTAATGGACGTGGCACCTAATCAGATTACGTCGATCGCTGCTTCGTTGATTCCTTTCCTTGAGCATGATGATGCGAACAGGGCCCTGATGGGATCCAACATGCAACGTCAGGCCGTACCATTGTTACGTCCTGAGGCACCAATCGTTGGTACAGGTTTGGAAGGTCGCGTAGCCCGCGATTCAAGAACCCTGATCAATGCTGAAGGTGACGGTGTAGTTGAATATGTAGATGCAAATGAGATCACCATTAAATATGTACGTAACGATTCAGATCGTTTGGTTTCATTCGAAGGTGATAGCAAAACTTATAAATTAATCAAATTCAAGAAAACCAACCAGAACACTTGTATCAACCTGAAACCAATCGTTAAGAGAGGTCAGAAAGTTGTTAAAGGGCAAGTATTATGTGAAGGTTATGCAACTGAAAATGGTGAGCTGGCATTAGGAAGAAACTTAAAAGTTGCCTTCATGCCTTGGCAAGGATATAACTTTGAGGATGCGATCGTAATCAACGAGCGTATTGTTCGTGAAGATATCTTTACTTCATTACACATTGAAGAGTTTGAATTGGAAGTACGCGATACCAAACGTGGAGAAGAGGAATTAACACCGGATATCCCTAACGTTTCTGAGGAAGCTACTAAAGATTTAGATGAAAACGGTATCATCCGTGTTGGTGCTGAGGTTAAAGAAGGAGACATCCTTATTGGTAAGATCACTCCTAAAGGAGAATCTGATCCTTCGCCGGAAGAGAAATTACTACGCGCGATCTTTGGAGATAAAGCAGGTGATGTGAAAGATGCATCCCTGAAAACACCTCCATCTATCAAAGGTGTGGTAATTGATACCAAGTTATTCTCAAGAGCTAAGAAAACTACTAAAGCTGAAGAAAAAGCAGCAATAGAGAAATTAGATAAGAGATACGACCTTGCTACTACTAACCTGAAAAATGAACTGGTAGATAAATTGTTCCAGATTGTAAATGGTAAAACATCTCAGGGTGTATTCAACGTTTATAAGGAGCTGTTATTCCCTAAAGGAGCTAAGTTCACTCAGAAAAGTTTAGCTGATCTGGAATATGCGCACATCAATCCATACAAATGGACTACTGATGATGATAAAAATGACCAGATTAAATTGCTGTTGCACAACTATGGTATTCGTGTGAACGAAGAATTAGGTGCGTACAAACGGGATAAATTCGCCATCAGTGTTGGTGATGAGTTGCCTTCAGGTATTGTACAGATGGCAAAGGTTTATGTAGCTAAAAAACGTAAATTAAAAGTAGGTGATAAGATGGCTGGTCGTCACGGTAATAAGGGTATTGTAGCCCGTATCGTTCGTGATGAAGATATGCCATTCTTAGAAGATGGAACACCTGTTGATATCGTGTTGAACCCACTGGGTGTACCTTCACGTATGAACTTGGGTCAGATCTACGAAACTGTATTGGCATGGGCCGGTAAAGAACTGGGTGTGAAATTCGCAACTCCGATCTTTGATGGTGCTAAACATGACGAGGTAGAAGAGTGGATTGCTAAAGCCGGTGTACCAGCTTCAGGAAGAACTTATTTACATAATGGTTTAACGGGTGAGAAATTTGACCAGCCAACAACAGTAGGTATTATCTACATGTTGAAATTAGGACACATGGTTGATGATAAGATGCACGCCCGTTCAATCGGACCATACTCATTGATTACACAACAACCATTGGGTGGTAAAGCTCAATTCGGGGGTCAGCGTTTTGGTGAGATGGAGGTTTGGGCATTAGAGGCATTCGGTGCCGCTAATATCCTGCAGGAGATCTTAACTGTTAAGTCAGATGATGTGATCGGTAGGGCCAAAACTTATGAGGCGATTGTAAAAGGCGAAAACCTTCCTACGCCGGGTGTACCAGAATCGTTTAACGTATTGGTACATGAGTTACGTGGATTAGGTCTAGATATTACGTTAGACTAATGTTGAAAGTTATTTTGCCGGGATGCCGTTAAGGCTTCGTCTGAAAAGCATCCCGGCTTTTTAAATTTTTCAACTTTCAAACAAAAGAGCTATGTCTTACAAAAAGGATAATAAATTAAAAAGCAATTTCACCTCGATCACCATTAGTTTGGCATCGCCGGAGGCTATTTTAGAGCGCTCTAGTGGTGAGGTGTTAAAACCTGAGACTATCAATTACCGTACTTACAAACCTGAGCGTGACGGTTTGTTCTGCGAGCGTATTTTTGGTCCGGTAAAAGATTACGAATGTCATTGCGGTAAATATAAACGTATCCGTTATAAAGGTATCGTTTGTGACCGTTGTGGTGTTGAGGTAACGGAAAAGAAAGTACGTAGAGAGCGTATGGGACACATCAATTTGGTGGTTCCTGTTGCGCATATCTGGTATTTCCGCTCCCTGCCAAATAAAATTGGATACCTGTTAGGATTGCCTACAAAGAGATTAGACCTGATCATTTACTACGAGCGTTATGTAGTAATTCAGCCTGGTTTTATGGCAGAAGAAGGTATTCAATATATGGATTTCTTAACTGAAGAGGAATATCTTGATATTCTTGATAAGTTGCCTAAAGAAAACCAATATTTAGACGATAAAGACCCTAATAAATTCATCGCCAAAATGGGTGCTGAAGCGTTAGAAGATTTATTGAAACGTATTGATTTAGATACTTTATCCTATAACTTACGTCACCAGGCTGCAAACGAAACTTCTCAGCAACGTAAAAACGAAGCTTTGAAACGTTTACAGGTAGTGGAAGCTTTCCGTGGTGCAAGAACCCGTATTGAGAATAACCCAGAGTGGATGATCATCAAGATCGTTCCTGTTATTCCACCGGAATTGCGTCCGTTGGTTCCATTGGAAGGTGGTCGTTTTGCGACTTCAGATCTAAACGATTTGTATCGTCGTGTGATTATCCGTAACAACCGTTTGAAACGTTTGATCGAGATCAAAGCGCCGGAAGTAATCTTACGTAACGAAAAACGTATGTTGCAGGAAGCGGTAGATTCGTTATTCGATAACTCACGTAAAGTAAATGCAGTTAAAACTGAAGGTAACCGTGCTTTGAAATCTCTTTCAGACATCCTGAAAGGTAAACAAGGTCGTTTCCGTCAGAACTTATTGGGTAAACGTGTGGATTATTCTGCCCGTTCGGTAATTGTTGTAGGTCCTAACCTTAAATTACATGAATGCGGTTTACCTAAAGATATGGCTGCTGAGCTATTCAAACCGTTTATCATCCGTAAGATGATTGAAAGGGGTATCGTTAAAACAGTAAAATCTGCAAAGAAAATTGTAGACAGAAAAGACCCATTAGTTTGGGATATTCTGGAGAATGTTTTGAAAGGACACCCTGTATTACTGAATCGTGCGCCTACATTACACAGATTGGGTATCCAGTCGTTCCAGCCTAAGTTGGTAGAAGGTAAAGCAATTCAGTTACACCCATTAGTATGTACCGCATTTAACGCGGATTTTGACGGTGACCAGATGGCAGTACATTTACCATTAGGGCACGCCGCAATCTTAGAAGCTCAGGTATTAATGCTTGCAGCACACAACATTCTAAACCCTGCGAACGGAACTCCGATTACTGTACCTTCACAGGATATGGTTTTGGGTCTTTACTATATTACTAAAGGCCGTAGAACGGATGCACAACGTGTAGTTAAAGGTCAGGATTTTGCTTTCTATTCTCCTGAAGAGGTGATCATTGCGTACAATGAGAAACAAATCGATCTTCATGCATTTATCAAAGTTAAGGTAAACGTAAAATTAGAAGATGGATCGATCGTAAATAAATTGATCGAAACTACTGTAGGCCGTGTACTATTTAATCAAATGGTTCCGGAAGAAGTAGGATACATCAACGAACTGCTGACTAAAAAATCTCTTAGAGATATCATTGGTCATGTGGTAAAAATTACCGGAATGGCCCGTGCATCAAGATTCCTTGATGATATTAAAGAGCTAGGTTTCCAAATGGCATTCAGAGGAGGTTTATCATTTAATTTACAAGATGTAAACATTCCTGTGGAGAAACATGCTTTATTAGAGCAGGCTTCTGCCGAGGTTGATGAGGTAAGGAATAACTATAACATGGGATTCATTACCAACAACGAGCGTTACAACCAAATTATCGATATCTGGACTCGTATCAATAACCGTTTAACATCATTCGTGATGACTCAGTTATCAAGCGATAACCAAGGTTTCAACTCTGTTTACATGATGTTGGACTCTGGAGCCCGTGGTTCGAAAGAGCAGATTCGTCAGTTATGCGGTATGCGTGGTTTGATGGCTAAGCCTCAGAAATCAGGTTCAGGTGGTGAGATTATCGAAAACCCGATTCTTTCGAACTTTAAAGAAGGATTGTCGGTATTAGAATACTTTATCTCTACCCACGGTGCGCGTAAAGGTTTGGCGGATACGGCGTTAAAAACAGCTGATGCGGGTTACTTAACACGTCGTTTACATGATGTGGCCCAGGATATGATCGTTAATGCGGAAGATTGTGGTACTTTAAGAGGTATGTACACTACTGCATTGAAAGATAATGAAGACATCGTTGAGCCGTTATACGACAGGTTATTAGGCCGTATCTCTCTACATGATGTATTCAATCCTTTGGATGGCAAATTGTTAGTAGCTGCTGGTCAGGATATCGATGAAGATATTGCTAAAGCAATTGAAGAGTCTCCATTAGAAGGCGTTGAAATTCGTTCGGTATTAACCTGCGAAAACAAACGTGGTGTTTGTGCACTATGCTACGGACGTAACTTAGCTACTGGTAAACGTGTTCAGAAAGGTGAAGCTGTCGGTGTAATTGCTGCACAGTCTATCGGAGAGCCGGGTACACAGTTAACGCTACGTACGTTCCACGTTGGGGGTACTGCATCGAACATCGCTGCTGAGTCTCAGTTGACTGCTAAATTTGACGGTATCATTGAATTTGAAAATGTTCGTACAGTAGAGAACGATACTGAAGAAGGTGTAAAACAAATTGTTTTAGGCCGTTCAGGAGAGTTCAAAATTGTTGAGCCTGGTACAAATAAAGTGATCATGACCAATAACATTCCTTATGGTTCATTCTTATATGTTGAGGATGGAGCTAAAATCACTAAAGGTGACAGGATTTGTTCATGGGATCCATATAATGCGGTAATTATCTCAGAGTTTGCCGGTAAAATTGAATTTGACGCAATCGTAGAGGGGGTAACCTATCGCGAAGAGTCGGATGAGCAAACCGGTCACCGTGAGAAAGTAATTATCGATACACGTGATAAAACTAAAAACCCTTCTGTACGGGTTGTGGATAAAAAAGGTGAATTGATCAGAGGATACAACATCCCTGTAGGTGCCCACATCGCAATTGATGAAGGTGATGCAGTTAAAACTGGTCAGATCCTGGTTAAGATTCCTCGTGCAACTGGTAAAACAAGAGATATCACGGGTGGTTTACCACGTGTAACGGAGCTTTTCGAAGCACGTAACCCTTCAAACCCTGCTGTAGTAACAGAGATTGATGGTGTGGTAACTTTAGGTGGCGTTAAACGTGGTAACCGTGAGATGACTATCGAATCTAAAGACGGAGAAGTTAAAAAATACCTTGTTCCATTGTCTAAACACATCCTTGTTCAGGATAATGACTTTGTGAAAGCTGGTATGCCGTTATCTGATGGTTCTATCTCTCCTGCGGATATCTTAGCGATTAAAGGCCCTGCGGCCGTACAAGAATACTTAGTGAATGGTATCCAGGAGGTTTATCGTTTACAAGGTGTGAAAATCAATGATAAACACTTTGAGGTAATTGTACACCAGATGATGCAGAAAGTTCATATTGAAGATCCGGGAGATACCACTTTCTTAGAGAATAACTCTGCAGATCGTTGGGACTTCATGATCGAGAATGACGAGATCTATGACAAAAAAGTTGTAGTTGACGCTGGTGATTCTAACACGGTGAAACCTGGACAAATTGTTTCTCTACGTAAATTAAGAGACGAAAATTCTCAATTGAAACGTAAAGATCTGAAACAAATTGAAGTTCGTGATGCAAGACCTGCAACTGCGAGTTCAATGTTACAGGGTATTACACGTGCTTCATTAGGAACAAAATCGTTCATCTCTGCAGCATCGTTCCAGGAAACTACAAAAGTGTTAAACGAAGCCGCTATTGCTGGTAAACGTGATAACATGCTTGGATTAAAAGAAAACGTAATTGTTGGACACTTAATCCCTTCAGGTACAGGTGTACGTGGATACGAGCGTATCATTGTAGGTTCTCAGGAAGAATATGATAAATTATTAGCTTCGAAACAAGAAGAAGTAGATGCTTAATATTTAAATATCTTTTGAAAAGTCCCCCTTCTGTTAAAGTCGGGGGACTTTTTTATGCGCTAAGGTTTGGAAAATAATCTTTCATCTGCTACCTCTGTAAAGATTAAAAAAGTAGTTTTGTGTTATGGAAGAACAGCACAACGATAACCAATTAAATATTGAACTTTCTGAAGAAGTTGCAGAAGGAATCTTTTCAAACCTAGCGATCATTACTCATTCCAACACGGAATTTGTACTGGACTTCATCAGAGTGATGCCTGGAGTCCCTAAAGCCAGGGTAAAATCCAGGATTATTCTGACACCGGAGCATGCTAAAAGGTTGATGATCGCGATGCAGGATAACATTGAAAAATATGAAGCCGCACATGGCAGAATTAAAACGCAGGAAGAGCCTCCGGGTTTTCCGATGAACTTTGGCGGGCCAACGGCACAGGCCTAAGCGTTTATAATACGGTTGATATGAAGGATGACAGCCTCGGATGCATTGGGTTCAAACCAGGTGGTGCTGTCGTCTCTTCTAAACCAGGTGAGCTGCCGTTTTGCAAAACGACGTGTATTCTGTTTGATTTTGTCTACCGCAGTTTCCAGCGTCAGGTTACCATCCATGTAATCGAATAATTCCGAATAACCTACTGTATTCAGGGCATTGTATTTACGATAGGACTGAAGTCCTTTTACTTCGTCAAGAAGACCCGCTGCCATCATTTTATCTACCCTAAGGTTAATTTGCTTATACAAGGCCGAACGGTCCATATTTAAGCCTATTTTGATCATGTTGAAAGGTCGTTGTTTTTTGCTGTTGGTTTGATAGGAAGAGAGCTTTTCGCCCGTAGAGAGGAAAAATTCCAGCCCTCTGACCATACGTTGGGGATTGGCCTGATCTACTTTTTCATAATATTCAGGATCGTGTATTTTTAACCGCTGTTTAATGGATTCGATACCATCCCGCTCCAGCTCCTGTTTCAGCTGCTCACGAATAATGAGGTCAGTATCAGGAAGGTCGTCCAGACCATTACATACGGCATCAATATATAAACCGGATCCACCGACCATAATCAGCAGATCCTGTTTTTTAAAAAGCTCCTCCATGAGCTGAAGGGCCTGTATTTCAAAGTCGCCGGTACTGAACAATGTTTCAATACTGTGGGAATCAATAAAATGATGTGGTGCCGCTGCCAATTCTTCCGGAGAAGGTTTTGCAGTTCCTATTTCCATCTCCTTAAAGAACTGACGGGAGTCTGCCGAAATAATTTCTGTAGAAAAATGCCTGGCCAGTTCAATGGCCAGTGACGTCTTTCCTATTCCGGTAGGGCCGACGATTACAATCAGGGTTTTATCCAATGCCATATCCGGGCATTAATAATCTTCCTTACTGCCGTACTCTTCGTCTTCGTAGCTATCGTCATTTCCGAATTCATCCGAATCGTCAGCATCCTCTTCTGCATCGTCGTCAATTGTCTTTTCCTCCGTATTGATCCCTCTTCCTCCCATTGCTTCCAGTTCTTCTGTATCTTCAGGGACAAAATCCATTTCATTCAGAAAGTCAAATTCACTTGATTCCTGGTTTGAGGATACCGCTACCGCATTAAAATTATCTTTGTCGATGATTTTCGGAGCTTC
This region of Pedobacter steynii genomic DNA includes:
- the rplJ gene encoding 50S ribosomal protein L10, whose product is MNREEKHEVVSALQAKMQEFGNFYIADTSSLSVEKVNSIRRKCFESGIEMQVAKNTLIRKAIEGLEGDASEIFVALKGQSALLFSTVGNGPAKLIKALRKGSDKPQLKAAYIDSTVFIGDNQLDTLVSLKSREELIGDIIGLLQSPAKNVISALKSGGNTIAGIVKTLQEREG
- the rplL gene encoding 50S ribosomal protein L7/L12 — its product is MADLKAFAEQLVNLTVKEVNELAQILKDEYGIEPAAAAVAVAGPAGDAAPAAEEKSTFDVILKEAGGQKLAVVKLVKDLTGLGLKEAKDLVDGAPKELKAGVAKDEAEALKKQLEEAGAVVEIK
- the rpoB gene encoding DNA-directed RNA polymerase subunit beta — protein: MANKVDQRVNFARSKHIIDYPDFLDVQLQSFREFFQIETTSDNRHTEGLFKVFAENFPITDSRNIFVLEFLDYFIDPPRYDIPECIDRGLTYSVPLKAKLKLSCNDAEHEDFETIIQDVYLGTIPYMTPKGTFVINGAERVIVSQLHRSPGVFFGQSRHTNGTKLYSARVIPFKGSWIEFATDVNNVMYAYIDRKKKFPVTTLLRAIGYDSDKDILELFDLADEVKVSKSGLKKFIGRKLAARVLRKWVEDFVDEDTGEVVSIDRNEVILDRDTVLEDDHIDMIIDAGVKTIILSKDDGASQADYTIIYNTLQKDTSNSEKEAVENIYRALRNAEPPDEETARGIIERLFFSDKRYDLGDVGRYRINRKLKMDTPDHVKVLTKADIIAIVKYLIKLINSKEEVDDIDHLSNRRVRTVGEQLYAQFGVGLARMARTIRERMNIRDNEVFTPTDLINARTLSSVINSFFGTNQLSQFMDQTNPLAEITHKRRLSALGPGGLSRERAGFEVRDVHYTHYGRLCTIETPEGPNIGLISSLCVHAKINNLGFIETPYKKVKDGIVQVDEEVIYLSAEDEDGKTIAQANAAYDDQGNFTTTRVKARYEGDFPVIEPEKLDLMDVAPNQITSIAASLIPFLEHDDANRALMGSNMQRQAVPLLRPEAPIVGTGLEGRVARDSRTLINAEGDGVVEYVDANEITIKYVRNDSDRLVSFEGDSKTYKLIKFKKTNQNTCINLKPIVKRGQKVVKGQVLCEGYATENGELALGRNLKVAFMPWQGYNFEDAIVINERIVREDIFTSLHIEEFELEVRDTKRGEEELTPDIPNVSEEATKDLDENGIIRVGAEVKEGDILIGKITPKGESDPSPEEKLLRAIFGDKAGDVKDASLKTPPSIKGVVIDTKLFSRAKKTTKAEEKAAIEKLDKRYDLATTNLKNELVDKLFQIVNGKTSQGVFNVYKELLFPKGAKFTQKSLADLEYAHINPYKWTTDDDKNDQIKLLLHNYGIRVNEELGAYKRDKFAISVGDELPSGIVQMAKVYVAKKRKLKVGDKMAGRHGNKGIVARIVRDEDMPFLEDGTPVDIVLNPLGVPSRMNLGQIYETVLAWAGKELGVKFATPIFDGAKHDEVEEWIAKAGVPASGRTYLHNGLTGEKFDQPTTVGIIYMLKLGHMVDDKMHARSIGPYSLITQQPLGGKAQFGGQRFGEMEVWALEAFGAANILQEILTVKSDDVIGRAKTYEAIVKGENLPTPGVPESFNVLVHELRGLGLDITLD
- the rpoC gene encoding DNA-directed RNA polymerase subunit beta' yields the protein MSYKKDNKLKSNFTSITISLASPEAILERSSGEVLKPETINYRTYKPERDGLFCERIFGPVKDYECHCGKYKRIRYKGIVCDRCGVEVTEKKVRRERMGHINLVVPVAHIWYFRSLPNKIGYLLGLPTKRLDLIIYYERYVVIQPGFMAEEGIQYMDFLTEEEYLDILDKLPKENQYLDDKDPNKFIAKMGAEALEDLLKRIDLDTLSYNLRHQAANETSQQRKNEALKRLQVVEAFRGARTRIENNPEWMIIKIVPVIPPELRPLVPLEGGRFATSDLNDLYRRVIIRNNRLKRLIEIKAPEVILRNEKRMLQEAVDSLFDNSRKVNAVKTEGNRALKSLSDILKGKQGRFRQNLLGKRVDYSARSVIVVGPNLKLHECGLPKDMAAELFKPFIIRKMIERGIVKTVKSAKKIVDRKDPLVWDILENVLKGHPVLLNRAPTLHRLGIQSFQPKLVEGKAIQLHPLVCTAFNADFDGDQMAVHLPLGHAAILEAQVLMLAAHNILNPANGTPITVPSQDMVLGLYYITKGRRTDAQRVVKGQDFAFYSPEEVIIAYNEKQIDLHAFIKVKVNVKLEDGSIVNKLIETTVGRVLFNQMVPEEVGYINELLTKKSLRDIIGHVVKITGMARASRFLDDIKELGFQMAFRGGLSFNLQDVNIPVEKHALLEQASAEVDEVRNNYNMGFITNNERYNQIIDIWTRINNRLTSFVMTQLSSDNQGFNSVYMMLDSGARGSKEQIRQLCGMRGLMAKPQKSGSGGEIIENPILSNFKEGLSVLEYFISTHGARKGLADTALKTADAGYLTRRLHDVAQDMIVNAEDCGTLRGMYTTALKDNEDIVEPLYDRLLGRISLHDVFNPLDGKLLVAAGQDIDEDIAKAIEESPLEGVEIRSVLTCENKRGVCALCYGRNLATGKRVQKGEAVGVIAAQSIGEPGTQLTLRTFHVGGTASNIAAESQLTAKFDGIIEFENVRTVENDTEEGVKQIVLGRSGEFKIVEPGTNKVIMTNNIPYGSFLYVEDGAKITKGDRICSWDPYNAVIISEFAGKIEFDAIVEGVTYREESDEQTGHREKVIIDTRDKTKNPSVRVVDKKGELIRGYNIPVGAHIAIDEGDAVKTGQILVKIPRATGKTRDITGGLPRVTELFEARNPSNPAVVTEIDGVVTLGGVKRGNREMTIESKDGEVKKYLVPLSKHILVQDNDFVKAGMPLSDGSISPADILAIKGPAAVQEYLVNGIQEVYRLQGVKINDKHFEVIVHQMMQKVHIEDPGDTTFLENNSADRWDFMIENDEIYDKKVVVDAGDSNTVKPGQIVSLRKLRDENSQLKRKDLKQIEVRDARPATASSMLQGITRASLGTKSFISAASFQETTKVLNEAAIAGKRDNMLGLKENVIVGHLIPSGTGVRGYERIIVGSQEEYDKLLASKQEEVDA
- a CDS encoding DUF3467 domain-containing protein gives rise to the protein MEEQHNDNQLNIELSEEVAEGIFSNLAIITHSNTEFVLDFIRVMPGVPKARVKSRIILTPEHAKRLMIAMQDNIEKYEAAHGRIKTQEEPPGFPMNFGGPTAQA
- the miaA gene encoding tRNA (adenosine(37)-N6)-dimethylallyltransferase MiaA, with translation MALDKTLIVIVGPTGIGKTSLAIELARHFSTEIISADSRQFFKEMEIGTAKPSPEELAAAPHHFIDSHSIETLFSTGDFEIQALQLMEELFKKQDLLIMVGGSGLYIDAVCNGLDDLPDTDLIIREQLKQELERDGIESIKQRLKIHDPEYYEKVDQANPQRMVRGLEFFLSTGEKLSSYQTNSKKQRPFNMIKIGLNMDRSALYKQINLRVDKMMAAGLLDEVKGLQSYRKYNALNTVGYSELFDYMDGNLTLETAVDKIKQNTRRFAKRQLTWFRRDDSTTWFEPNASEAVILHINRIINA